In a genomic window of Cytobacillus sp. FSL H8-0458:
- a CDS encoding UxaA family hydrolase, with protein sequence MNNTLMGFRRENGKVGIRNHVIILPVDDISNAACEAVARQVQGTMALPHAYGRLQYGPDLDLHFRTMIGTGSNPNVAAVIVIGIEENWSKKIAEGIAETGKPVSYFSIEGNGDFETIRQASWKAKEYVQWASELQREPIELKDLTISIKCGESDTTTGLGSCPTVSQAVDRLVDAGATVFFGETSELTGGEHLIAKRMATPELHEKFMAIYKDYVGEIESKGVDLLGSQPTQGNIAGGLSTIEEKALGNIAKTGTKEVIGVLDPAEKPENGNGLYFMDTSSAAAECITLMAAGGAVLHLFPTGQGNIIGNPIEPVVKITANPITAGTMSEHIDVDVQGLLSRQISLEEAGDKLMEVICRTVNGRLTSAEALGHREFVMTKLYRSA encoded by the coding sequence ATGAATAATACACTAATGGGTTTCCGCAGAGAAAATGGAAAAGTTGGAATACGCAATCACGTCATCATTTTGCCTGTTGATGATATTTCAAATGCTGCCTGTGAGGCTGTTGCAAGACAAGTCCAAGGAACGATGGCCCTTCCTCACGCATATGGAAGACTCCAGTATGGACCAGACCTTGATCTGCATTTCCGAACTATGATAGGAACTGGCTCAAATCCAAATGTGGCAGCGGTTATTGTCATCGGCATTGAAGAAAACTGGTCCAAGAAAATCGCGGAAGGTATTGCCGAAACTGGCAAACCAGTATCCTATTTTTCTATCGAGGGAAATGGTGATTTTGAAACAATCCGTCAAGCATCATGGAAAGCTAAAGAGTATGTTCAATGGGCATCTGAACTGCAGAGAGAGCCAATTGAACTAAAAGATTTAACGATCAGCATCAAGTGCGGGGAATCGGATACAACTACAGGGCTGGGATCATGCCCTACAGTATCCCAGGCAGTTGACCGCCTGGTTGATGCCGGTGCGACGGTATTCTTTGGAGAAACATCTGAATTGACTGGCGGGGAACACTTAATCGCAAAAAGAATGGCAACGCCTGAACTTCATGAAAAGTTTATGGCTATTTATAAAGATTATGTTGGTGAAATCGAATCCAAAGGAGTAGATTTGCTTGGATCCCAGCCAACTCAGGGAAATATTGCAGGAGGCCTATCAACTATAGAAGAAAAGGCTCTCGGTAATATAGCCAAAACGGGCACGAAGGAAGTTATCGGGGTACTTGATCCGGCAGAAAAGCCAGAGAATGGCAATGGCTTATATTTTATGGATACTTCTTCAGCAGCTGCAGAATGCATTACTTTAATGGCAGCAGGCGGAGCAGTACTGCACCTTTTCCCAACAGGGCAGGGTAATATTATCGGAAATCCAATTGAGCCTGTTGTGAAAATTACCGCAAACCCCATAACAGCTGGAACAATGAGCGAGCATATTGATGTAGATGTACAGGGATTATTGTCCCGTCAGATTTCCCTGGAAGAAGCAGGCGACAAATTAATGGAAGTTATCTGCCGTACAGTAAATGGCCGCTTGACCAGTGCTGAGGCATTAGGACATCGTGAATTTGTCATGACAAAACTATACCGAAGCGCCTGA
- a CDS encoding Ldh family oxidoreductase, producing MNTYNESDLKGFCEKVLGKMGMRKDYSEVVADSLVKANLEGTDSHGISRLPIYAKRFMDKRINVNPDIKVTKKAPSVLLVDGDNGLGHVVSWKAIREGVEAAKENGTAAIAIRNSNHFGTASYFCQMACEQNLACLGFTNSPPGIAPWGGKEAFFGTNPIAFGFPTGNDQPVIIDLSTSIVARGKIILAAKQGTEIPDDWAIDEEGYPTRDPAAALKGSVLPLGGAKGAALALAVEILTGVLSGGAFGPHVKNLYDDSETENANVGHFFLLLDIEKFMDLSIFFTSIQHLLQEMKEVPKKPDVSEIRYPGERRKRDSASRRLTGIELSGNVEQELKELGENFNTPFPEAMSLNHSSKSLSL from the coding sequence ATGAACACATATAATGAATCGGATTTAAAGGGATTCTGTGAAAAAGTTCTTGGGAAAATGGGAATGCGCAAAGATTATTCCGAAGTTGTCGCGGATTCACTAGTAAAAGCAAACTTAGAAGGAACGGATAGCCACGGGATCAGCAGGCTCCCCATTTATGCCAAACGATTCATGGATAAAAGAATAAATGTCAATCCGGATATTAAAGTCACTAAAAAAGCCCCATCCGTGCTGCTGGTTGATGGTGATAATGGTCTGGGCCATGTAGTCAGCTGGAAGGCAATTAGAGAAGGCGTAGAAGCTGCAAAAGAAAATGGCACTGCAGCAATTGCAATTCGTAATAGCAATCATTTTGGGACTGCTTCGTATTTTTGCCAAATGGCTTGCGAGCAGAATCTTGCATGCCTAGGCTTTACTAATTCCCCGCCAGGGATTGCACCCTGGGGAGGGAAGGAAGCTTTTTTTGGTACCAACCCAATCGCGTTTGGCTTTCCAACTGGCAATGATCAGCCTGTAATCATTGATCTATCAACTAGTATCGTGGCCAGAGGAAAAATCATACTGGCCGCAAAACAGGGGACTGAAATACCAGATGACTGGGCAATTGATGAAGAAGGTTATCCAACCAGGGATCCAGCGGCTGCTTTAAAAGGGTCAGTATTGCCTCTGGGAGGAGCAAAAGGAGCTGCACTTGCACTCGCGGTTGAGATATTAACTGGTGTGCTTTCAGGAGGGGCATTTGGCCCTCATGTAAAAAATCTTTATGATGACAGTGAAACAGAGAATGCAAATGTTGGGCATTTCTTTTTATTATTAGATATTGAGAAATTTATGGATTTATCAATATTCTTTACTTCCATTCAACACTTGCTGCAGGAAATGAAAGAAGTTCCCAAAAAACCGGATGTAAGTGAAATACGTTATCCGGGAGAAAGAAGAAAAAGAGATAGTGCCAGCAGGCGATTAACAGGAATTGAATTATCAGGCAATGTTGAACAGGAATTAAAAGAATTGGGGGAGAATTTCAATACTCCCTTTCCTGAGGCAATGTCACTTAATCATTCCAGTAAAAGTCTTTCTCTTTAA